In the genome of Microcoleus vaginatus PCC 9802, the window GTCCTCTGATTCTTGCCAGTAGAGATTGCTGAACAAATATTTAGATTTTTCCAGCGCATGGGCAATATTGCACTGAGTAGTTTTGAGTTTGCGAGACAGCAAAAACGCTACCAAATTGCCGTCGGAATAGTTGCCGACAATTAAATCGGGCTTGCCCTGAAACTCAGCCAGCAGTTCTTTTTCTGAATCGAGCGCGTAAGTTTCCAAATAAGGCCAAATCTCGAATCTAGAAATCCAATTTTGAGTCAGTTTGGGATTGAACTGCCGGAAGGGAACCCGCAAAATCCAAGCATTTTCTGTGGCGTGAACTTTTTCCAAACGTTCGTTGCAGCGCGTACCGTCGCTGTTAGGAATTAACCGGGTGAGAATAATTACTTTAGGTTTGACTCCTAAACTATCGAGACCTGCAAGATGAATGTCTTCTTGCAATTGTTTCTCTAAACTCTTGGCTTGATCAAGCACATAAACTACCTGCCCTCCCGTATCCGGCCGCCCCAAAACTCCTTCTTGGCCGAACCAGCCGTGAGGAGAAACTAGAACGATTTTGAAAATCATCGGAATGCGAGAAATAAATGCTTCTAGGGTTTGGGGATCGGGCGAATCAATTAATTCGTCAAGAATTCCTAGGGTTTCATGGACGCGGGCTGCGGTATTTCCCCAACCTGCCTCAAAACCCATCATTTGCAGAACCAATCGAAATCTCTCGTAGCCTTCTTCTTCAGAAAGATCGCTGACAAAGGTGAGGGCTTTTTTGACTTGTTCTGAAAGTTGTTCTTGGGATTTTATGCGATCGTTAATTAGCAATTGTACGCCGTTGTAGCGGTGAAGGCGCAAGAAATTAAATAGAGTTTCCTGCCACTGTCTGGCGTCTTGAAACAGTTTGCTGGAGAGATATCGGTTGAGGAATTGTACTCCTTTGCCGATGTTTTTGGGGTCGCGAATTGTGGGGGAGTAGTCGTAAAACGGGCCGAAATCTAGTTCGAGAATGTCGCCTTCTTGGGGATGAAAGTGGTTGACGAAGCGATCGCGCACGTCCAGCAATTCTTGCACTGTCATCTGCTCAACAGTCAAGTCGTCTGCAACTCGCACTATTTCCATACTAGCAATTTTTGGCCGCAGCAGGACGCAAAGGCTGCCATCTTCAAGAATAATTTCCTGAACGTAGTAAATCAGTTTGCTTAAAAGAGAAGATTGATGGAACTGTTCGGGCTTTTCGTATTTGGTGCAGTAGGCCGCAAAAGCGTTAACTATGTCGTTTCGCAGTAAATATTTGTTTCCCAAAGCGCGTAAATCGCTGACAAACTGACGCAACTCGGTTTTTTCGTCGCTGGCGATCACAGCCTGAAAGAGTTCAGACATACATACTCCCTTATTTAAGACTTTTGATTTCCGCTCTGAAACTAGGCGATACTCAAACAGTATCGCCCTTTCTTTTAAGCGGCTACTTTTTTTGTAATTTTAAAGTCGGCAAAGTGAAGTTGCTATCCCTCAAATGACATAAAACTCCCCGTATTTGTGGCGAATGTAACGGATAAAGGGATCGATAGTTAAAGGTGAACCTGTAACGCGATCGATCAATTCGACAGCGGTGTATTTGCGGCCGTGCTGGTAGATGTTTTGTTTTAGCCAGTCGTGGAGTACGGTAAAATTGCCCCTTTCTATTTCTACGGGAATTTCAGGATTGTTTTTTACTGCTGTTTCGTAGAATTGAGCGCTCATCAAGTTGCCGAGGGTGTAACCTTGGAACATTCCGCCGATCGTACCAACATACCAGTGAACATCTTGCATCGCGCCTTCGCTGTCGGTGGCGGGGACAACCCCAAGGTCGGTTTTATAGCGTTCGTTCCAGGCTTCGGGGAGGTCTCGCACTGCTAGTTTTCCCTCTACCATTGCCAATTCTAAGTCAAAGCGGATGGCGACGTGGAGGTTGTAGGTTACTTCGTCGGCGTCGGTGCGGATGAGCGATCGCGAGACTTTGTTAATTGCCCGGTAAAATGCGTCAGTGGATACGTGTCCTAACTGTCGCAAAAATACGCCTTGGAGTTGCGGGTAGAAACATTCCCAAAAACCGCGGCTGCGCCCGACCATATTTTCCCAAAGTCGCGATTGACTTTCGTGCACGCCGGAGGAAATGCCACCTGCCAGAAGCGTGCCTTCAAATTCCGGGGAATTTCCGAGTTCGTAGAGGGCGTGTCCGGCTTCGTGGATGCTGCTGAACAGTGCTTGATCCAAGTGGTCTTCATAGACGCGGGTGGTAATTCGCACGTCGTCTATGGAGAAGTTGGTCATGAACGGGTGCAGGGTGGTGTCTTGCCGTCCCCGTTGGAAGTCGAACCCCATGCGTTCTACAACTTTGCGAGTGAATTCTAGTTGTTGGGATTCGGGGAAGTCTTGGTGCAAGCAGGAGTCGTCGGCGGGAGGTTGGGAGGTGATTGCTTCGACTATCGGCACTAATTCTTGACGCAGTTGGGCGAAAAGCGGGCGCAGCAGGGATACTTTCATGCCGTAGTCGCTACGATCGATCAAAGGATCGGCGATGTGTTCGTAGCCGGGGAAAAAGTCGGCGTATTGCCTGCTTAATTCTAGGGTTTTTTCTAGATACGGCTCAACGGCTGCGAAGTTGTTGGCTGCTCTGGCTGTTGCCCAAGCTTCGTAGGAGTCGGCTTGGTGGCGGCAGAGTGCGGACATGAAGGTTGCTGGGACTCGGGCTGCGCGATCGTAGTCTCTGCGGGCAATGCGGATCAGGCTGGCTGCGGTAGAGTCATAGGGGAGCGTCTGCTCGTAGAAACGCAAGTCTTCTAGGAGTTCACCAATCTTTGGATCGGTAAATTTTTCGTGGGATATTTGTTTGAGAGTAGCCAACTGGCGGCCTCTGGCAGTTGCACCTTTGGCGGGCATATAAGTTGATTGATCCCAATGCAGCAACGACGAGGCTGATTCGATGTCGGTAACTTCTCTGAGGTGGGCTGCCAGTTGAGCGAATTTTGCTTGAGTCTTGTCTAGGGTTTGCATGATCGGGGTTTATGGTGCTGTTTTGCCTACAAAGGTTGCAGTGCGGCATCCGTCTCCATCAATCATAGCTACCCTGAAATCAAGCTAAAAACCGCACTTCTTCCCGTATTGTACGCAATTTAGAGTCATTTTTGCACAATTTCCGGTATTTCTGCGGATTGAGTTCGATCGCCTTGGATAAGTTTTCGAGCGCCAGCCGGATGCTGGTGGCTACAATTTCCTGGCTGTTTGTGAGCTCGCCTGCTTGTTTTTCCAGGGCGTACACGCAAGCTTTTTGATAGTACAGGTTTGGATCGTCGGGTTTGAGCGCGATGATTTTATCGTAGGAGGCGATGGCTTCGGTAAATCGTTGAATTTTTTTGAGGGCTATGGCGCGGTTGTACCAGGCTTCGGTGTTGTCTGGCTGCAACTCTAGGGTTTTGTCCCAAGAGGCAATTGCTTCTTCAAAGCGTTGTAAGTTGGCGAAGGCTAAGCCGCGGTTGTAAAAGGTTTCGCTGTCGTTTGGGTTGAGTGCGAGGGCTTGGTCCCAGGATGCAATCGCTTCTTCAAATTGTCCCATTTGTGCGATCGCGGTGCCGCGTTTGTTCCAGGCTTCGGCGGAATTCGGCCGCAGTTGCAGGGTTTTGTCGTAGGAGGCGAGGGCTTCCGGGTATAGTTTTTCATCGGCTAGGGCTAAGCCGCGGTTGTACCAGGCTTGATGCAAGTCTGGTTTGAGTTCGATCGCTTTGTCGTAAGAGGTGATCGCCGCTGTATTTTGGTCGGATTTTCTCAGGGCAAATGCTTTATTATACCAAGCTTCGCAGTAGTCTGGTTTGATGGCTATGGCTTTGTCGTAGGAGTCGATCGCTTCTGACAATTTTTCTAAGTTGACGAGGGTGTTGCCGCGGTTCGTCCAAGCTTCGGGGTAGCTGGGGTTGAGTGCGATCGCCTTTTCGTAGGATGCGATCGCTTCTGAGAGTCTGTTGAGCTTCCGCAAAACGTTGGCGCGATTATACCACGCTTCGGGATTGTTTGGTTTGATTTGTAGGGATTTGTTGTAGGCTGCGATCGCTTCTTCTAGCTGGCCCATTTTTTTGAGGGCTACGCCTTGGTTGTACCAGGCTTCATAAAATTTTGGTTCAAGTTCGATCGCTTCTTCCCAAGATTCGATCGCAGCTTGGAATCGTCCCATTGATTCTAGGGCGTTGCCGCGTTCATACAATGTTTGAGCCTTTTGGGTGTTGACTGCTATGGATTTTTCCCCTGAGTCGATCGGCTTTTCTATGCTGGCTAATTTTTGCAAGGGGTTTCACCTCATTATTTTCTGTCTAATTGATTCTTTTCTTTTTTATATGCGATCTTTTTCGCGTTTGAGTGCTTTTGATCGCGACTATTTGGTTATTTATGGCAATTTTACAGGAATATGGGAGCTTTTTCAATTTTTTTCATTATAATTCTAGAGCTGGGATTTGTAGGTATAGATTAATACTATTTTTTTATATGACTGCGTAGAAAAGAGGAAAGGGCGATCGTACTGAGGTGTGACAAACCTCACCCAATATCTAACAGGACTTACACATCCACCCTATTTGTAGCGCATTGCGGCCCTTATTACTACGGGTAGTGTAAAAATTTAAAAGTTGCGTAAGTCCTGATATAATTTTCACCTATCGGCGATCACTGAGTTAGCAAATTGCAGAGCTTTTCAGCAATTTGAGCCTGTGTATCTGATGACAATTCACCCAACTCACGCTGAATAACCACTGTAGAAACAGTTACCACTTGATGCAGCCTGATAGTAGATGGCACCCGCAGCCCCGAAGCCTGAAAGTCGAGATGAGAAGCATCTAATACGATATCTGTTTCCAGTAGATTTGTTGGCAAGCGACTTGTAATATAAGCAAGAATAACATGACGCCGCGCTCCCAAAGGGTTAGTCAAACAAGCTGCTGGACGCAGTTTGTTTGCCGATAAATCATCATAGGGAAACGGTAGTAGGAAAATCTTACCCTTGGTCATGGAATGGTTTACCGTCAGCTATGGTATAAATGTCTTCTTCGGAGTCTAGGATCGAACCAAAATGAGGCTCGATTGCTACTGTTTTAATCCATTCAGGGTCGTGGAATGGCACGCCATCAGCTAAAGTGTATATATCTTCTGCTGAGTCTCTCAGAGAATCAAAAGCTGGATGGCGGATCGCACCTTTTAGCCATTCATATTCTTCTAGTTTTGCTTGGTTAATTAGGGCAGCTTCTAGGGCTTCCAGTCGCTTCAGGTCTGCATAAGTAATGATAGCAGCGATCGCTCTTCCTTCCTGTTCTATGACAATTCGTTCTCCAGTATCCTCGACATGGGCGATGAGTTCGGGAAATTTGTCATTGGTTAGATTAACATTTAGTTGAGTCATCTTTTACCTCGCTATTAATTCTCCTATTATATCGTGTCCATTAGCTTCGTTGAAAAGTGTTTTTGATGATGTAGGGGCGGGTTTTACCAACAATAATCGCCTCAAACCGACAATCTCATAAACCCGCCCCGCCCAAGGGCAAATCCCTATTCTTGAATCAAGGCTTGAAACCGAGTATGCGATCGAAGGCTGTCAAAATCCGAGTCAGTTTTTGCCATTTCTCGGTATTCGTCAGAATTCAGATTGATGGCTTGCTGCAAATTCTGAATCGCTTGGTCAATTTGACTATGCAACTCATAACAGCAAGCTTTATTATAAAACGCAGATGTCTAATACTGTACCAGGCTGCGTCATCATCGGGTTTGAATTCTAAGGCTTTGTCGTAGGAGGCTATCGCTTCTTCCAATCTTCCTAAATTACCCAGTGCAAGGCCCCGATTGTTCCAGGCTGCGTCATCATCGGGTTTGAATTCTAAGGCTTTGTCGTAGGAGGCGATAGCTTCTTCCCCTCTTCCTAAATCATCCAGTGAAATGCCCCGATAGTAC includes:
- a CDS encoding sucrose synthase, whose amino-acid sequence is MSELFQAVIASDEKTELRQFVSDLRALGNKYLLRNDIVNAFAAYCTKYEKPEQFHQSSLLSKLIYYVQEIILEDGSLCVLLRPKIASMEIVRVADDLTVEQMTVQELLDVRDRFVNHFHPQEGDILELDFGPFYDYSPTIRDPKNIGKGVQFLNRYLSSKLFQDARQWQETLFNFLRLHRYNGVQLLINDRIKSQEQLSEQVKKALTFVSDLSEEEGYERFRLVLQMMGFEAGWGNTAARVHETLGILDELIDSPDPQTLEAFISRIPMIFKIVLVSPHGWFGQEGVLGRPDTGGQVVYVLDQAKSLEKQLQEDIHLAGLDSLGVKPKVIILTRLIPNSDGTRCNERLEKVHATENAWILRVPFRQFNPKLTQNWISRFEIWPYLETYALDSEKELLAEFQGKPDLIVGNYSDGNLVAFLLSRKLKTTQCNIAHALEKSKYLFSNLYWQESEDKYHFSLQFTADIIAMNAANCIVSSTYQEIVGQPDSVGQYESYHCFTMPDLYHVVNGIELFSPKFNVVPPGVNESVYFPYTRIEDRVQGDRDRLNELLFTLEDPEQVFGKLDDPHKRPLFSMARLDRIKNMTGLAELFGKSPELQEKCNLILVAGKLRVEETEDYEEAEEIKKLYAIIDQYNLHGKIRWLGVRLSKSLSGEIYRVIADTQGIFVQPALFEAFGLTILEAMITGIPTFGTQFGGPLEIIQDGVNGFYINPTNHEDTAQKILDFLSKCEHNPNYWYEISTRGIDRVYSTYTWKIHTTKLLTLARTYGFWNYSSKENREDMLRYIESLFYLIYKPKAKALLAEHANR
- a CDS encoding type II toxin-antitoxin system Phd/YefM family antitoxin encodes the protein MTQLNVNLTNDKFPELIAHVEDTGERIVIEQEGRAIAAIITYADLKRLEALEAALINQAKLEEYEWLKGAIRHPAFDSLRDSAEDIYTLADGVPFHDPEWIKTVAIEPHFGSILDSEEDIYTIADGKPFHDQG
- a CDS encoding carboxypeptidase M32, whose product is MQTLDKTQAKFAQLAAHLREVTDIESASSLLHWDQSTYMPAKGATARGRQLATLKQISHEKFTDPKIGELLEDLRFYEQTLPYDSTAASLIRIARRDYDRAARVPATFMSALCRHQADSYEAWATARAANNFAAVEPYLEKTLELSRQYADFFPGYEHIADPLIDRSDYGMKVSLLRPLFAQLRQELVPIVEAITSQPPADDSCLHQDFPESQQLEFTRKVVERMGFDFQRGRQDTTLHPFMTNFSIDDVRITTRVYEDHLDQALFSSIHEAGHALYELGNSPEFEGTLLAGGISSGVHESQSRLWENMVGRSRGFWECFYPQLQGVFLRQLGHVSTDAFYRAINKVSRSLIRTDADEVTYNLHVAIRFDLELAMVEGKLAVRDLPEAWNERYKTDLGVVPATDSEGAMQDVHWYVGTIGGMFQGYTLGNLMSAQFYETAVKNNPEIPVEIERGNFTVLHDWLKQNIYQHGRKYTAVELIDRVTGSPLTIDPFIRYIRHKYGEFYVI
- a CDS encoding tetratricopeptide repeat protein, whose translation is MQKLASIEKPIDSGEKSIAVNTQKAQTLYERGNALESMGRFQAAIESWEEAIELEPKFYEAWYNQGVALKKMGQLEEAIAAYNKSLQIKPNNPEAWYNRANVLRKLNRLSEAIASYEKAIALNPSYPEAWTNRGNTLVNLEKLSEAIDSYDKAIAIKPDYCEAWYNKAFALRKSDQNTAAITSYDKAIELKPDLHQAWYNRGLALADEKLYPEALASYDKTLQLRPNSAEAWNKRGTAIAQMGQFEEAIASWDQALALNPNDSETFYNRGLAFANLQRFEEAIASWDKTLELQPDNTEAWYNRAIALKKIQRFTEAIASYDKIIALKPDDPNLYYQKACVYALEKQAGELTNSQEIVATSIRLALENLSKAIELNPQKYRKLCKNDSKLRTIREEVRFLA
- a CDS encoding type II toxin-antitoxin system PemK/MazF family toxin, which produces MTKGKIFLLPFPYDDLSANKLRPAACLTNPLGARRHVILAYITSRLPTNLLETDIVLDASHLDFQASGLRVPSTIRLHQVVTVSTVVIQRELGELSSDTQAQIAEKLCNLLTQ